GTATAGTTCCTGATATGGTGATGGATTCACCTCTGTTGTTCAGTATTCTGAGAACTGCAACTTTATTCACAAGAAATTTTGCATTTCCCTGAATAATGACCTTTGATCCTGAAAAGGAGAGATCCCTGAGTATTCCCTTACGTGGAATGTTATCAACTATAACGACACAGTTTTTTGATCCAAGATCCAGGCGTTTCATGCTTTCAGTTGTGACAAGAGCTCTTTCTTCTTTTCTTTTGGTAGCATTTACATTGGCTTCCAGGAGGAAACCGAGGGTTTCGATAAGATCATCCGGTGGTTGTGTTGAGAAGTTGATTGAGCAGAAATAAACATCCGGCTGATCATCTGAATATCTTGTAAAACTGGATAATCTCCCTTGTATAAAGAAATTCAGTTCAATGGGTTTGGGCTGTTCATCCTTGATGAATGACAGTTTAAGGGCCACATTACTTTCGTTTTCTTTCAGGTTCTGTAGAATGGCTGTAGGCAGAGATACTATTACTCTGGCGGCCTCCATGCTGCTTGCATAGAGTATACAGGGCCGGGCTGACTCTTTGAATTTGAGAAAAATCTTCCTGGGCTGAAGCCCCGTAGCCTTGCTCACTTCCTTATTGAAGGTAACTTCAATACTGCGGAATCTGTTGAAGAGTTCTTTTATAGTCTGATTTGTTACGATAGCCATACAACACTGTCCAAATTCTACTTGTATTTATAGGAAAGCAATTCAATCTAAAATATAATAAACCCGCGATGCCGTTTTGGGAACTCATCCTCTTGAACTCTATTGTTCAAGTGGGGTTCCGTTCCAGGACATCCTGTTTCTCCGCAAGGGATAACAATTCAGTCCAAAGCATTTAGGAGCCCCATGGATATGACTTGTCGCAAGAGAAATATCCCTATAAACACGCACACCGCAGGTCACTTACTCATTTACTGTTGTCTCAAGAACATCCATCACTCTCTGAAAAGCACGATCCACTTCTTCGGTTATAACAATATCCGAGGTAGGTAGGGTGCCGTCTGGGTTTTGTTTTGAATTCTTGAGACTGATCAATTCATCTACTATGTAGATACTTGAAAGGATGGAAAGC
Above is a window of Oceanispirochaeta sp. M1 DNA encoding:
- a CDS encoding PilZN3 domain-containing protein, coding for MAIVTNQTIKELFNRFRSIEVTFNKEVSKATGLQPRKIFLKFKESARPCILYASSMEAARVIVSLPTAILQNLKENESNVALKLSFIKDEQPKPIELNFFIQGRLSSFTRYSDDQPDVYFCSINFSTQPPDDLIETLGFLLEANVNATKRKEERALVTTESMKRLDLGSKNCVVIVDNIPRKGILRDLSFSGSKVIIQGNAKFLVNKVAVLRILNNRGESITISGTILRFEEVQGRRDLAALALHFTLEALPLSYKVMINNFILHR
- a CDS encoding cell division protein ZapA — encoded protein: MKDDLLQVNVLGVNLTLKTKEDSTQLKQVIWFLNKKIEETREKHKSVDQLKLSILSSIYIVDELISLKNSKQNPDGTLPTSDIVITEEVDRAFQRVMDVLETTVNE